A region from the Acyrthosiphon pisum isolate AL4f chromosome A1, pea_aphid_22Mar2018_4r6ur, whole genome shotgun sequence genome encodes:
- the LOC100164323 gene encoding uncharacterized protein LOC100164323, with translation MSTISSFCDILMVKVVGDPDWRQRFIVLSNSTLWIYGDDQDPRRTKIHAVRDLAVCRRICDGSHLVLHIKNIAKLDWFKIKFNTEKQLIAWKKRLRQVKEAWNEETYFQYLNQKSQLRSPYEPLTRINQQVPSNKLSKPPRMPFSRSRSLQEIISWEKLPMTLTQVNKEMLCGINDIDAILVRVRLSILENEMAYNREMDKMLVAFKKRALWPDYFLMDDKSLIEQTLSKLKESSDTLLHDVEDMWPDAPMVLQSLDDLADLLIKHLKSVARTRMITYCHLLRDFRPFLRNNLESVDDIYADVYSEHFYMERALLPIFRVYKLKGISKKLAVMLATEKDANSARWNRLFDLCQETLTETYGELSRLFGDYYALSVTQLFAFSDKHAAFERNGNMSLFEKFELAREVSEICDSVVPLIKVVIVEGGKRGDGTAAAVSDDVVAAVEAAAAGQRRRCGADCWDDNNGRLKRDGAARPSEEITCKNPFGTIMEYDVDRKSACRKNCGVRGGNSNVKNKQRKTAAAASGKCIELKVYSRSVNYFHEQIDEQAVACSGFVATRMSSSTSLPY, from the exons AAGAATTTGTGACGGAAGTCACCTAGTTTTGCATATAAAAAACATAGCTAAATTGGATTGGTTTAAGATTAAATTCAACACAGAGAAGCAACTAATAGCGTGGAAAAAACGTTTGCGACAAGTAAAAGAAGCTTGGAACGAAGAGACTTATTTTCAATACCTTAATCAAAAATCTCAGCTTAGAT cTCCATATGAGCCATTGACTAGGATAAATCAACAG GTGCCcagtaataaattatcaaagcCTCCACGAATGCCATTCTCTAGGAGCCGTTCGTTACAAGAAATAATAAGTTGGGAAAAGTTACCCATGACACTTACTCAAGTAAACAAGG aaatgcTTTGTGGAATAAACGACATAGATGCAATTTTAGTCAGAGTTCGATTATCAATCTTGGAAAACGAAATGGCTTACAACAGAGAAATGGACAAAATGTTAGTAGCTTTTAAAAAACGAGCACTGTGGCCTGATTATTTTCTGATGGATGACAAATCGTTAATTGAACAAACGCTGTCCAAAT tgaaggAGAGTTCAGATACTCTTTTGCACGATGTCGAAGACATGTGGCCAGACGCTCCTATGGTATTACAGAGTTTGGACGATCTAgctgatttattaattaaacacttGAAATCAGTAGCGAGGACCCGAATGATTACTTATTGCCATCTCCTACGGGATTTTAGGCCTTTCTTGCGcaataattt AGAGAGCGTGGACGACATATACGCGGACGTGTACAGCGAACACTTCTATATGGAACGAGCGCTTCTGCCCATCTTCCGGGTGTACAAGCTTAAAGGCATATCCAAGAAGCTGGCGGTCATGCTAGCCACCGAGAAGGACGCCAACAGCGCACGTTGGAACAGGCTGTTCGACCTGTGTCAGGAG ACGCTGACCGAGACGTACGGCGAGCTGTCCAGACTGTTTGGCGACTATTACGCGCTGAGCGTGACGCAGTTGTTCGCGTTCAGCGACAAACACGCGGCGTTCGAGCGCAACGGCAACATGAGCCTGTTCGAAAAGTTCGAACTGGCCAGGGAGGTGAGCGAGATATGCGACTCGGTGGTGCCACTCATCAAGGTTGTAATCGTGGAGGGTGGCAAGCGGGGTGACGGCACCGCCGCGGCCGTGTCGGACGACGTGGTGGCCGCTGTGGAGGCCGCAGCGGCCGGTCAACGGCGCAGATGTGGCGCCGACTGTTGGGACGATAATAACGGGCGTCTGAAGCGGGACGGGGCCGCCCGACCGTCTGAGGAAATTACGTGCAAAAATCCGTTCGGTACCATCATGGAATACGACGTGGATAGGAAGTCGGCATGTCGAAAGAATTGCGGCGTCCGCGGCGGCAACAGCAACGTAAAAAACAAGCAAAGAAAGACCGCAGCAGCAGCGTCCGGAAAGTGCATCGAACTCAAGGTATACTCGCGTTCGGTCAATTATTTCCACGAACAGATCGACGAACAAGCGGTGGCCTGCAGCGGTTTTGTCGCTACGCGAATGTCGTCTTCCACCTCACTGCCATACTGA